One Silurus meridionalis isolate SWU-2019-XX chromosome 10, ASM1480568v1, whole genome shotgun sequence genomic window carries:
- the snx22 gene encoding sorting nexin-22, translating to MLDLSAMIEVSIPSLHREVDETGKSRKLFRVEILFNGRKHFVLRRQSEFQMLHRKLKKILQLPEFPSKRTQLRSKPLEQRRQELEDYIQVILYKNDVVPQELLDFLKVKHFHMPIYESEEQQKDTREKGKSCELLHQRVVGFTCDPYLCASKSDLPNVVVAGVLQGFFPKDNKVDFRTHSKPSIRHPPLFPSVPSIVIDRSSLSLLPEAET from the exons ATGTTGGATCTGAGCGCGATGATTGAGGTGTCGATCCCATCTCTCCACCGGGAAGTGGATGAAACTGGGAAATCACGGAAA CTGTTCAGGGTGGAGATCTTGTTCAACGGAAGGAAGCACTTTGTTCTGCGGCGGCAGAGCGAGTTCCAGATGTTGCACCGGAAGCTCAAGAAGATCCTGCAGCTGCCTGAATTCCCCAGCAAGAGGACCCAGCTGCGCTCTAAACCTCTGGAGCAGAGACGGCAAGAGCTGGAGGACTACATACAG GTGATCCTGTATAAGAACGACGTGGTTCCTCAGGAGCTGCTGGATTTCTTGAAGGTGAAACACTTCCACATGCCGATCTACGAAAG tGAAGAACAGCAGAAGGACACAAGAGAGAAGGGGAAAAG CTGTGAGCTTCTGCATCAGAGAGTGGTGGGTTTCACGTGTGATCCCTATCTCTGCGCTTCCAAGTCAG ACCTGCCGAACGTGGTTGTTGCTGGTGTCTTGCAGGGCTTCTTCCCCAAAGACAATAAGGTGGACTTCAGGACACATTCCAAGCCCAGCATTAGGCATCCACCTCTATTTCCTTCAGTCCCATCCATCGTCATAGACAGAAGCAGTCTGAGCTTATTACCAGAAGCAGAGACATGA